Proteins from a single region of Chryseomicrobium sp. FSL W7-1435:
- a CDS encoding anti-sigma-F factor Fin, which translates to MIRSRCKHCRQETSAIPYESFTQIVDTLTKQEVQWQPLLTEELPGRWVVDGICLDCRDAMERNPLYFSLNKWIQ; encoded by the coding sequence GTCGGCAAGAGACGAGTGCGATTCCGTATGAATCGTTCACACAAATCGTCGATACACTAACTAAACAAGAGGTACAGTGGCAGCCGCTTCTGACAGAAGAACTACCAGGACGATGGGTCGTGGATGGTATTTGTCTAGACTGTCGCGATGCTATGGAACGTAATCCACTCTACTTCTCATTAAACAAATGGATACAGTAA
- the mfd gene encoding transcription-repair coupling factor — MHALLQLLQEEKKVREWIDSLRAGTDHQLITGLTGSARTLLGKQIYEETNQSVLIVTPNLLHAQKVKDDYTRIMGEDRVFLYPADELIAADMAIASPELRAERIETLDYLSMNKKGVYIIPVAAFRKKLTPRTEWEQLTLTLREGEEIEPERLIQTLVNLGYTRQGMVSSPGEFATRGGIVDIYPLQAEHPVRIELFDTEIDSLRQFSAEDQRSMGRLKDIRILPATDYLWSDEKRLVLKERLEIALGESLKIVKNPQTQQQFMDSISREIGLIKDGLLPDGVAKYLPLMTGHTAELLDYVGLDTLVIFDELGRIQETAETLEREETDWFMSLLEEGLIVHKAKPATSLKAVMQSMKQKQIYYSLFARTFGGIPIKSTLSFSCKPMQEFHGQMHLLAGEMERWEQGNFRVIILAEGKERLDKVQEVLEDYDMSSKIIHEDAHITEPGVYLLDGDVNAGFELPLQRLTVITDAELFKSRPKKRTNRQKLSNAERIKSYSDIKPGDWIVHIHHGIGKYIGIETLEMNGTHKDYLHIRYKGDDKLFVPVDQIDLIQKYVGSGEKEPKVHKLGGADWKKTKIKVSRAVEDIADELIKLYAKREAEVGHAFEPDSDLQQSFEAAFPYEETEDQLRTIEEIKRDMEKARPMDRLVCGDVGYGKTEVAIRAAFKAVMEGKQVAFLCPTTILAQQHYDTLVERFQDFPIEVGLLSRFRTKKQQTETTTGLKKGLVDVVIGTHRVLSKDVEFHDLGLLIVDEEQRFGVKHKEKVKQLKTSVDVITLTATPIPRTLHMSMIGVRDLSVIETPPKNRFPIQTYVVESNGALIREAIEREMARGGQVFFLYNRVEDITRKVEEIQSLVPSARVAYAHGQMTESELESILISFLQGEYDVLVTTTIIETGIDIPNVNTLFVHDADRMGLSQLYQLRGRVGRSNRVAYAYFMHQRDKVLTDVAEKRLQAIKEFTELGSGFKIAMRDLSIRGAGNLLGSQQHGFIDSVGYDLYTQLLEAAVERKRTGKEKEEVVEIEISVPFDAYLPDTYISDGYQKIQMYKRIKAFDKEEEYHDIYDELQDRFGDVPLEAENLLRIARMKVWGRLSGVESIKEQGGKLIVRFGEKTSQQFDAAVFYEKSMTYGKQVNFGVDHGHFLIKIDVKGGKHHPFDVLEKMMELSPQAIRQAS; from the coding sequence ATGCACGCTTTGCTACAACTATTGCAAGAAGAAAAGAAGGTGCGGGAATGGATTGACTCCCTTCGCGCAGGAACCGATCATCAATTGATCACAGGGCTGACTGGCAGCGCCCGGACACTTCTTGGAAAACAAATTTATGAAGAAACCAATCAATCGGTGCTCATCGTGACGCCGAATCTTTTGCATGCGCAAAAAGTGAAAGATGACTATACGCGAATCATGGGAGAAGATCGGGTATTTTTATACCCTGCAGATGAGTTAATTGCGGCAGATATGGCCATCGCAAGCCCTGAACTCCGTGCAGAACGCATAGAGACGTTGGATTATCTCTCGATGAATAAGAAAGGTGTTTACATTATACCTGTTGCCGCTTTCCGGAAAAAATTAACGCCCCGTACAGAGTGGGAGCAGCTGACATTGACCCTCCGAGAAGGAGAAGAGATTGAACCAGAGAGGCTCATTCAAACACTCGTCAATCTTGGTTACACTCGTCAAGGAATGGTCTCTTCACCAGGAGAATTTGCGACGCGAGGTGGAATCGTAGATATTTATCCACTTCAAGCAGAGCATCCCGTCCGTATCGAGCTGTTTGACACGGAAATCGATTCTTTACGTCAGTTTTCAGCTGAAGACCAACGTTCCATGGGACGTCTCAAAGACATACGCATCTTACCGGCAACAGATTATTTGTGGTCAGATGAAAAACGATTGGTGCTCAAAGAGAGACTTGAAATAGCACTTGGAGAATCTCTGAAAATAGTGAAAAATCCTCAAACTCAGCAGCAATTCATGGACAGTATTTCGCGTGAAATTGGACTGATCAAAGATGGATTATTGCCAGATGGAGTGGCCAAATACTTGCCACTAATGACTGGTCATACAGCCGAGCTTCTTGACTACGTAGGGCTAGACACATTAGTGATTTTCGATGAACTGGGCCGAATTCAAGAAACAGCCGAAACGCTCGAACGAGAAGAGACGGATTGGTTTATGTCGTTACTTGAAGAAGGGCTGATTGTTCATAAAGCGAAACCTGCGACTTCACTGAAGGCTGTTATGCAGAGCATGAAACAAAAGCAGATTTATTATTCTTTGTTTGCTCGTACCTTTGGTGGCATTCCGATCAAATCTACATTGAGTTTTTCCTGCAAGCCGATGCAAGAATTTCACGGGCAAATGCATTTATTGGCGGGAGAAATGGAGCGATGGGAGCAAGGGAATTTCCGCGTTATCATTCTAGCAGAAGGAAAAGAGCGTCTGGACAAGGTGCAAGAGGTACTCGAAGATTATGACATGTCTTCAAAGATCATTCATGAAGATGCCCATATTACAGAGCCGGGTGTTTATTTGCTTGATGGGGATGTGAATGCGGGCTTTGAATTGCCCTTGCAACGACTGACGGTTATAACAGACGCAGAATTGTTCAAATCGCGGCCTAAAAAGCGTACCAATCGTCAAAAGCTTTCAAATGCGGAACGGATCAAGAGTTATTCAGATATTAAGCCTGGGGATTGGATTGTTCATATTCATCACGGGATCGGCAAGTATATCGGCATTGAAACGCTGGAAATGAATGGTACGCACAAGGATTATCTGCATATTCGGTACAAAGGAGACGACAAGCTCTTTGTTCCGGTCGATCAAATCGACTTGATTCAGAAATATGTGGGTTCTGGTGAGAAAGAGCCAAAAGTTCATAAGCTCGGTGGGGCCGATTGGAAGAAGACCAAAATCAAGGTTTCGCGCGCAGTGGAGGACATTGCAGATGAACTTATCAAACTCTACGCTAAGCGAGAAGCTGAAGTAGGGCATGCCTTTGAGCCAGACAGCGACCTTCAGCAATCGTTTGAAGCTGCTTTTCCTTATGAAGAGACAGAGGATCAGTTACGTACAATTGAGGAAATCAAACGAGATATGGAAAAAGCGCGCCCTATGGATCGCTTAGTGTGTGGAGACGTGGGCTATGGGAAGACAGAAGTGGCTATCCGAGCAGCCTTCAAAGCGGTTATGGAAGGTAAACAAGTAGCGTTCTTATGTCCAACCACTATCCTTGCTCAACAACATTACGATACGTTGGTGGAGCGTTTCCAGGACTTCCCTATTGAAGTGGGCTTGCTTAGCCGCTTTCGAACGAAGAAACAACAGACTGAAACAACGACGGGTCTTAAAAAAGGCTTGGTAGACGTGGTCATTGGTACACACCGTGTCCTGTCAAAAGATGTGGAGTTCCATGACCTGGGACTGCTAATTGTCGATGAAGAACAACGTTTTGGTGTAAAGCATAAAGAAAAAGTTAAACAACTGAAGACCTCTGTGGATGTCATCACATTAACAGCTACTCCAATCCCAAGAACGCTTCATATGTCGATGATTGGTGTGCGTGACTTATCGGTCATCGAGACGCCACCGAAGAACCGATTCCCGATTCAGACCTATGTGGTGGAATCGAATGGTGCTCTTATACGAGAAGCTATTGAACGGGAGATGGCTCGTGGCGGCCAAGTGTTCTTCTTATACAACCGTGTAGAAGACATCACGCGTAAAGTAGAGGAAATTCAAAGTTTAGTTCCGTCTGCTCGTGTTGCCTATGCCCATGGTCAGATGACAGAGAGCGAATTAGAATCCATTTTAATCAGCTTCTTGCAAGGGGAATACGATGTGCTTGTCACAACGACGATTATCGAGACAGGCATCGATATTCCGAACGTGAACACACTATTTGTGCATGACGCGGACCGCATGGGTCTCTCGCAGTTGTATCAGTTGCGTGGCCGTGTCGGACGATCAAATCGCGTGGCTTATGCCTATTTCATGCATCAACGAGATAAAGTGTTAACAGATGTTGCCGAAAAACGCTTGCAGGCCATCAAGGAATTTACAGAGCTAGGATCAGGTTTCAAAATTGCCATGCGTGATCTTTCTATTCGAGGCGCCGGAAATTTACTTGGTTCACAGCAACACGGTTTCATCGATTCAGTCGGTTATGATCTGTATACGCAGCTTCTTGAAGCAGCCGTGGAGCGCAAGCGTACAGGAAAAGAAAAAGAAGAAGTGGTGGAGATTGAGATTTCCGTGCCGTTCGATGCTTATCTTCCGGACACGTACATTTCCGATGGCTATCAGAAGATTCAAATGTACAAGCGTATTAAGGCATTCGATAAAGAAGAAGAGTACCATGATATTTATGACGAGCTGCAGGACCGCTTTGGGGATGTGCCGCTAGAAGCAGAAAACTTGTTGCGTATTGCTCGCATGAAAGTGTGGGGGCGTCTAAGTGGCGTGGAAAGTATCAAAGAGCAAGGCGGTAAGTTAATCGTGCGCTTTGGAGAAAAAACCTCCCAACAATTTGATGCGGCAGTGTTCTATGAAAAATCGATGACGTACGGCAAACAAGTCAACTTCGGAGTAGACCATGGCCACTTCTTAATCAAAATTGACGTTAAGGGTGGCAAGCATCACCCATTTGACGTGCTTGAAAAAATGATGGAGTTGTCACCACAAGCGATTCGTCAGGCGTCTTAA
- the spoVT gene encoding stage V sporulation protein T: MKATGIVRRIDDLGRVVIPKEIRRTMRIREGDPLEIFTDREGEIILKKYSPIHELGTFASEYAEALYETLGTPVMISDQDEVVAVAGLSKKDYIKRRLASPTEDTLNAKEKIVEKHEESVEWIPGVKETVRSYGVVPIVMNGDVIGGMFILSKVHYIGDPEMKALETAANFLAKQMNG, encoded by the coding sequence ATGAAGGCAACAGGAATTGTAAGACGAATCGATGATTTAGGACGAGTCGTCATCCCAAAAGAGATACGGCGTACGATGCGTATTCGGGAAGGCGACCCTCTTGAAATCTTTACAGACCGAGAAGGGGAAATTATTTTAAAGAAATACTCCCCCATCCATGAGCTAGGTACTTTTGCCAGTGAATATGCAGAGGCGCTATACGAGACGTTGGGCACGCCAGTGATGATCAGTGATCAAGATGAAGTGGTGGCGGTGGCGGGTCTATCCAAAAAGGATTATATTAAGCGTCGCCTTGCCAGTCCGACAGAAGATACGTTGAATGCCAAAGAAAAGATTGTGGAGAAGCATGAGGAAAGCGTGGAGTGGATTCCAGGTGTGAAAGAAACCGTGCGCTCTTACGGTGTCGTCCCTATTGTGATGAATGGTGATGTGATCGGTGGTATGTTTATTTTGTCGAAAGTACACTATATCGGGGACCCTGAGATGAAAGCTCTTGAAACAGCAGCAAATTTTTTAGCAAAGCAAATGAATGGTTGA
- a CDS encoding polysaccharide biosynthesis protein — MSTQWKMSSYMKGAAMLTISALLIKILSAIYRVPFQNMVGDEGFYIYQQIYPFIGMITTWTSVGFAVALAKLMSDQMANGDMEAVQKIKKVGFTYISIISIIFFIAFLLGADALAQAMGDEKLAPLLQIGAIVLLAMPFLAVLKSVYQATERLTPLAFAQVIEQAVRVSFILVGAYIVLNWTNDLYATGAVALFGASVGEAAGIFLLGWWLTKKDRAILGKTTSSLPTKTILRDLTWISISASISSLFFLMMQLVDSMTVVNGLTAAGVDLQQAKETKGIYDRVQPLIQMGIVVTTSLAFALVPLIASRSKRQDGRGAMPFIQLSYRVALVFGSAAAAGLIITMPYVNETLFQTRDLSVVLMVGSGQVLWLSLILLFMAILQGVGRIWRPTLWLVLGLVVKALGNVWLVDSYGVLGAALAGNLAMIVALVGVVYELKRHWQDRLAGASFYTGLALAVGAMTISVVGIEVVLDTFLLDGLPSRLQALMITALSVPVGVVVFLTLIMKHQLLRPKEWYLLPFGKRLAGVQLLLNRKKG; from the coding sequence ATGTCGACACAATGGAAAATGTCCAGTTATATGAAAGGTGCAGCCATGCTCACCATTTCAGCACTGTTGATTAAAATTCTTAGCGCTATTTATCGCGTCCCGTTCCAAAACATGGTCGGCGACGAAGGTTTCTACATCTACCAACAAATTTATCCATTCATCGGCATGATCACGACCTGGACTTCTGTCGGGTTTGCAGTCGCACTCGCCAAACTAATGTCTGATCAAATGGCCAATGGAGACATGGAAGCCGTTCAAAAAATCAAAAAAGTTGGTTTTACATATATCAGCATCATTTCTATCATCTTTTTCATCGCCTTTTTACTTGGAGCAGACGCACTTGCCCAAGCAATGGGAGACGAAAAACTCGCTCCTCTTCTACAAATCGGGGCTATCGTTCTGTTAGCTATGCCGTTTTTAGCCGTGCTGAAAAGTGTCTACCAAGCAACCGAACGCCTCACGCCACTCGCCTTTGCCCAAGTTATCGAGCAAGCCGTCCGAGTAAGCTTCATTCTCGTAGGTGCGTATATCGTGTTAAACTGGACCAATGATCTCTATGCAACAGGAGCAGTCGCCTTATTTGGAGCCAGTGTGGGGGAAGCAGCAGGCATCTTTCTTCTCGGGTGGTGGTTAACAAAAAAAGACCGTGCCATCCTCGGAAAGACGACATCTTCTTTGCCAACGAAAACGATTTTGCGAGACTTGACGTGGATCAGTATTAGCGCGAGCATCAGCAGCTTGTTTTTCCTGATGATGCAACTCGTCGATTCCATGACAGTCGTCAACGGTCTCACAGCGGCAGGAGTCGACCTGCAGCAAGCCAAAGAGACGAAAGGAATTTACGACCGCGTGCAACCGCTCATCCAGATGGGCATTGTGGTGACAACGTCACTTGCCTTTGCCTTGGTTCCGCTCATTGCAAGTCGCTCTAAACGACAAGACGGGCGTGGCGCGATGCCGTTCATTCAACTGTCCTACCGGGTCGCACTTGTCTTTGGAAGCGCAGCTGCTGCGGGATTGATTATCACGATGCCTTATGTGAATGAAACGCTATTCCAGACACGCGACTTGTCGGTCGTGCTCATGGTCGGAAGTGGCCAAGTCCTCTGGCTATCGTTGATTCTATTATTTATGGCCATCCTGCAAGGCGTGGGCCGTATTTGGCGTCCGACACTTTGGCTCGTGCTAGGGCTTGTCGTGAAAGCGTTAGGCAATGTCTGGTTAGTAGACAGTTACGGGGTTTTAGGAGCTGCACTTGCAGGGAACCTCGCAATGATTGTAGCGCTCGTGGGAGTCGTTTACGAACTGAAGCGTCACTGGCAGGACAGACTTGCGGGAGCTTCCTTCTATACAGGTCTTGCCCTTGCAGTAGGGGCAATGACTATAAGTGTTGTCGGTATCGAAGTAGTGCTCGACACTTTTCTTCTAGATGGCCTGCCGAGTCGGCTCCAAGCACTTATGATCACAGCGCTTAGCGTTCCGGTCGGTGTGGTTGTGTTCTTGACACTTATCATGAAGCACCAACTCCTACGACCAAAAGAATGGTACCTTCTTCCGTTCGGAAAACGCTTAGCAGGCGTCCAACTGCTCTTGAACCGAAAGAAAGGATGA
- the mazG gene encoding nucleoside triphosphate pyrophosphohydrolase, producing MPTLTIIGLGVAELDQLPLGLYKFIKQANSLYIRTEDHPVVKELAEEGLTYTSFDAVYEKHDDFSAVYREIADTLIALAKQQDVIYAVPGHPLVAEQTVQHLIEAERAGQISLQIKGGQSFLDPLFAAVRVDPIEGFQLLDGTAMRRDDIQMNQHLFIGQVYDAFSASEVKLTLMEKYPDDFAVTIVTAAGSSKEVIQTVPLFELDRVMELSNLTTVYVPPAKERDQRYKEWQTFRDIVAVLRSPEGCPWDREQTHESLKRYAVEEVYELLQAINEQDDEAIVEELGDVLLQVFLHAQIGEDEGYFSMEDVLEQISAKMVRRHPHVFGDVTVDSTGEVLTNWQAIKETEKPKVTHLLEGQKRQDSSLLTSFNFQKKAATVGFDWPNVAGAWDKFDEELQEWKQAIEHGTTEQQLDELGDVLFTLVNLARFLKLSPELAMQQANQKFERRFRHVETSVRSGRGEFSDYTLDELEEFWQQAKQLERGE from the coding sequence ATGCCAACTCTTACAATTATAGGACTAGGTGTAGCCGAGCTTGATCAGCTGCCACTAGGTCTTTATAAATTTATCAAACAAGCGAACTCTCTTTATATTCGTACGGAAGACCACCCTGTCGTTAAGGAACTGGCTGAAGAAGGGCTCACGTATACAAGCTTTGATGCCGTATATGAAAAGCACGATGACTTTTCAGCGGTATACCGTGAAATTGCCGACACTTTGATTGCGCTGGCCAAACAGCAGGATGTTATTTACGCGGTGCCGGGGCATCCACTTGTTGCTGAACAGACTGTGCAACATTTAATTGAAGCGGAACGTGCAGGCCAAATTTCTCTGCAAATCAAAGGCGGTCAAAGCTTCCTCGACCCATTATTTGCAGCCGTTCGCGTCGACCCGATTGAGGGGTTTCAACTACTTGACGGAACCGCGATGCGCCGAGACGATATTCAAATGAATCAACATTTGTTCATCGGACAAGTCTATGATGCGTTCAGTGCTTCTGAGGTCAAACTAACGCTAATGGAAAAGTACCCAGATGATTTCGCGGTGACCATTGTTACGGCAGCGGGTTCCTCAAAAGAAGTCATTCAGACGGTTCCCTTGTTCGAACTTGATCGTGTGATGGAACTCTCAAATTTAACGACAGTCTACGTGCCACCTGCAAAAGAACGCGACCAGCGCTACAAAGAGTGGCAGACGTTCCGCGACATCGTCGCAGTTCTTCGCAGTCCGGAAGGGTGTCCATGGGACCGTGAACAAACGCATGAGTCATTAAAGCGTTATGCGGTCGAAGAGGTCTATGAGTTGCTTCAAGCCATCAATGAACAGGATGACGAAGCAATCGTTGAAGAACTTGGGGATGTCTTGCTGCAAGTGTTTTTACATGCGCAGATTGGGGAAGATGAAGGGTACTTCTCTATGGAGGACGTGCTTGAGCAAATCTCTGCTAAAATGGTACGCCGTCACCCGCACGTTTTTGGTGATGTGACAGTGGATTCAACAGGCGAAGTGTTAACCAACTGGCAAGCTATCAAAGAAACAGAAAAACCAAAAGTGACGCACTTGTTAGAAGGACAGAAACGTCAGGATTCTTCTCTTCTCACATCTTTCAATTTCCAGAAAAAAGCGGCAACGGTCGGTTTTGACTGGCCAAATGTGGCAGGAGCATGGGACAAGTTTGACGAAGAACTACAAGAGTGGAAACAAGCGATTGAGCACGGGACGACCGAGCAACAGCTAGATGAACTAGGTGACGTTTTGTTCACCCTCGTTAACCTCGCGCGTTTTCTAAAGCTTTCGCCTGAACTTGCGATGCAACAGGCAAATCAAAAGTTTGAGCGACGTTTTCGCCACGTAGAGACGTCTGTACGCTCTGGTCGCGGCGAATTTAGTGACTACACATTGGACGAGCTAGAAGAATTCTGGCAACAAGCCAAGCAACTAGAAAGAGGGGAATAA